The bacterium region TCTGTCGTGCGGGGGTATTTCGTCGCGATGCGGATCGGGCTCAGCAGCTCCCACGCCGCCGCCCGTTCCTCCGGGAACGCCACCACCCCCCGGCATGCGCCGAACCCGAGATCGACGAGCTCGTACACATCCCGGCCCTGCTCGAGGAGCATGTCCTTCCCGGCGATCCCGAGATCCGCGGCGCCGTGCTCCACGTAGGTCAAGAGGTCCGCGGGCTTAGCCACGAGCACCCGCACGGTCTCATCGACACACGGCAGGATGAGGCGCCGCGTCGACCGCCAGGCGTCGAAGGTAAGATAGCCTGCCGCCTCGAGCGTTCGCATCGAGTCCTCCAGCAGCCGCCCAGAGGCGACCGCCACCGTGAGGCCGTTCATGGCGGCGTGAGGAGATCGGCGAGTGCCACGGAGCGTTCGGGGCCGCGCGCCTCCCGGACGATCGCGCGCGCTCCAGCCACGAAGACCACGCGGGGCACGCCCGCTGCGATCGCTTCGCGCGCGACTTCGTCCCATGGCCGGCCGAGAATCTCAACCGTCACCGATAGCTCGCGTTCGCGCAGCGCGCCGGCGAGCCGCAGCGCATCGACGCGGGCGCCGTCCGCAAAGGTCACCGCCACGTCCGGCGTCCACCCGGACTCCCCGGGGTCGGAGGACGCCAGCACGCGGTCCACCCGCACGGCAAACCCCGTGGCGGGATACGGCGCGCCGAACCCCTCGAGGAGCCGATCGTACCGGCCCCCGCCTAACAACGAATAACCCAACGCCGAGGTGTGCCCCTCGAACACGATCCCCGTGTAGTACTCGAAGTCTCGAATGATGCTCAGATCCACCCGCACGATGTCCCCGACCCCGTAGGCGGCGAGCATCTTCATCAAATCCTCAAGATCGCCCAGCACGCGCTCGCTCTCGGGGGTGCCGGCGAGACGGCGGGCGTCGTGAATCGCGCTGGGGCCGCTCAGGACGGGCAGGTGGGAGAGCGCGTCGGCCCGCGCCGGCGGGATCCCGTACCGGTCGAGGATCGCGCGGAGTCCGACGAAGTCCTTTTGATAGAGGAACGCGCGGACCTCCCGGGTCCCCTCATCGGGCAGGGCCAGGCCGTCCAGCATGCCCCGCAGAAACCCCACGTGCCCCAGACTGATGGAGCATCCCTGGGTGCCGGACGCCTCGAGCGCCTCCACCGCGAGGGCTACGATCTCCGCGTCCGCTTCCAGGGTGCCCGCGCCGATCAACTCGCATCCCACCTGAGGAAACTCCCGCAGCCGGCCCGAGCCGGTCTCCGATCCCCGGAAGACCTGGCCGGCGTAGGCGACCCTGAGGGGCAAGGGATGACCGCGCAGGTGGGTGGTGATGAGCCGCGCGACCGAAGTCGTCATCTCGGGGCGGAGCGCAAGCAGCTCACCACCCCGATCAACGAGTTTGAAGAGACGGTCCCCCGCCTCCGTGCCCTCGCCGCGGACCAACGTATCGAAGTACTCCATCGTCGGAGTCACCACTTCCCGGTAGCCCCACCGCTGCATCCGTGTCAGGATGCGGTCGCTCACCTTGCGGGCCCGGGAAGATTCGCCCGGGAGAAGATCCCGCATCCCTGGGGGCACCTGCTGCCAGCGTTCACGCCGCAGCATGCGCTCGCCCCCTCACGTGTCTCATTGTGGCGTCCTCTTTATCGTGATAAAGCACTACAGTGTCAAAGTACACCCGGCCATGGTACCACACGCTCGGCCGCGCGGTCAATGCCCATTCGGGGTGCCGGCTATGCGGACGCGGCTCGGGTCCGTGAGCGACGGATGAAGACGATGGCGATGGCGAGGCCGGCGATGAGGGCGAGCGGCGGCGCGGCGTACAGAATCAAGGAAATACCTCCGGGCCCGGGCTCGGCCAGGACGCTCTCCCCAAACTGCCCCACGAAATAGCGAAGGATCTGATCGGAGGTCTCCCCGGCCTCGAGCTTTTGCCGGATGATCACCTTCATCTCCCGGGCCAGGGCGGAATCGCTCTCGGCCACCGTCTGCCCGGCGCACACCGGGCACATCAGTTGCCGGGCGATCGCATAGACGTGATCGTCGAGCGATGCCCCCGACGCCGCCGCGGCCAGGATCGCCCACGCCGCGAGCGCCGTGACGGTAGAGAGGAGGACGCGCGTCGCGCGCTCAGCGGCGCGGCTCACGCCTCCGCCTCCGTCCCTCGACAGGGGCCGCATACCCCATACGCTTCAGCACCAGGGCGTACCCGTCCGCTCCGTAGGTGAGAAACCGGCGGACGCGACTGATCGTGGCCGATGAGGCTCCCGTTCGGGCGGCGATCTCCTCATAGGTTTTCCCCTGGTGCAGCATTCGGGCGACCGCGAAGCGCTGCGCGAGGGCCCTGACCTCCCCGATCGTGCAGACGTCCTCGAAGAACCGGTAGCATTCTTCTACGGTGCGGAGCTGCAAGACCGCCCGAAAGAGGGAGTCGGCCAGAGGACCCCGGAGTTTCGGATTCACCACGCTACGCGCCGTGGGTGGCCGCAGCCTTCCGCTCATGAGGGCGGAGCACCGCGACGACTGCAAAGTTCAGAGGCGTGGGCACACCGTATTGGCGCCCCATCCGGACAACCGCGCCGCAGAGAGCGTCGAGCTCCATCCGCCGGCCCGCCGCGAGATCGTTGTAGAGGGACGAACGCGTGTCAAACCCACTGCCCTTCACCAATCGCTCCGCCACTGCCATCTGCCGCTCCACGACGTTGTCGAGAGGGATCCCCTTGGCGGCCCCCACTGCCGCGGCTTCCTCCATCAGCCCGCGATACATGGCACGGGATTCGGCATGCGACAACACCTCTCCCACGGGGACACGCGTCGTGGCGGTCATGCCCGCATTCGCGCAGATGAAGACAAACTTCTCCCACAGCCGGAGTCGGATCACCTCTGTCGCCTCGGCCGCCACACCCGCACGCGCGAGCATCGTCTCGATCGCGCGGACCCGGGCCGTCGTTCGACCGTCCATCTCGCCAAAGATGATGTCCCCGGTCGAGCCGGTGTGGGCGATCACGCCGGGGCTCTCGATCACGGCGGAGACGTAGGTGACCCCGCCCAGGACGTGCCGGTGACCATACATCTCTCCCAGCCGGTCCTCGGTCTCAACCCCGTTCTGCAGGCAGAGGATCGCGGTGTCGGGGCCCGCCACCGGCCGGATCGCCTCCGCCGCAGAGGCGAAATCGTACGTCTTGACGGCAAACAGCACGAGGTCCACAGGCCCGGCTTCGGCCGCGCGGTCGGTTGCGCGGACCGGCAGGGTGAAATCGCCGTCGGGGCTCGTGACCCGGAGGCCGCCCGACTGGAGCGCGCGCAGGTGAGCGCCCCGGGCAACGAAGACCACTTCTTCGCCGGCCCGCTGGAGGAGGCCCCCAAAGTAGCCCCCCAGACCACCAGTTCCCATCACCAGAATCCGCATGGATGACCGCTGATCAGTGGAACCGGGCGAGGACGGCATCGGTCATCGCTGCGGTCCCGAGCGCGGGGCGGTTGCCGGCCATGTCCGCCGTCCGGCTTCCGTCCGCCAGTGCGCGAAGAACCGCTTCTTCGATCGCCGACGCGGCGGCTTCGTGACCGAGTCCGTAGCGAAGCAGGAGCGCGCCGGTCAAGATCGCGGCCAGCGGATTCGCGATCCCTTTGCCGGCGATGTCGGGCGCGGTCCCGTGCACCGGCTCGAACAACCCCGGCGGGTGGTCGCCAAGGCTGGCCGACGGCATCAGGCCGAGCGACCCCATCACGCCCGCCGCTTCATCACTCAGGATGTCGCCGAACATATTCTCGGTCACGATAACGTCGAACTGTTTGGGGTTGACCACGAGTTGCAGCGCGCAGTTGTCCACAAGCATATGCTCGACCCTCACGTCCGAAAACTCTCCCGCCGCCTCGGTCGCGACTTCGCGCCACAGCCGGGAGGTCTCGAGCACGTTGGCCTTGTCCACGGAGGTGACTTTGCGACGGGGCCGCGTCCGGGCGAATTCACAGGCCTTGCGGACGACCCGGCGCACCTCGGCGGCCGAGTACGGCAAGGTATCCATCGCCGCGACCTCGCGGCCCTGCCCGGTGCGGGACTGCGCGCCGAAGTACAAGCCCCCGGTCAGCTCACGGACGATGAGGATGTCTGCGCCTTCGACCACCTCCCGCCGCAACGGAGAAGCGGCCAGGAGGGCGGGAGATATCGTGGCCGGGCGCAGGTTGGCGTAGAGCCCAAAGGTCTTCCTCAGCGTGAACAGCGCCTGCTCGGGGCGCAGCTCTCGCGGGCCGCGGTCCCACTTCGGGCCACCGCACGCCCCGAGCAAGATCGCCTCGGAACGCCGGCACAGCTCTATCGTGTGCTCGGGGATGGGATGACCGACGGCGTCGATCGCTCCGCCCCCCGCGATGCCCTCCTCAAACTCGAGCCCAAGCTCGTACCGGCGATCGACCTCCGCCAGCACCCGCACGGCCTCGCCGATGACCTCGCGGCCGATGCCGTCCCCGGGGATGACGGCAACGCGACGAGTGCGTGCAGCGCTCATCGCGATGCCCCAACCCGTTCACCGAGCAGCACGTACTCCAGGCTGTCGACGAGGGCCTGCCAAGATGCCTCGACCACGTTCTCCGAGACCCCGACGGTCCCCCACGTCCGGACGCCGTCCGTCGACTGGATCAGCACCCGCACCTTGGCCGCCGTGGCGGCGTCGGCGTTCAGCACGCGCACCTTGTAGTCGACCAGACGCACTTTGCCGATCTCCGGGTAGAAGCGCTCGAGCGCCTTGCGGAGCGCGCGGTCGAGCGCGTGCACCGGGCCGTTCCCTTCGGCCGCGGTGTGCTCTTCCTGGCCGTCGACGGCCAGACGGATGCTCGCTTCCGCGGCCGCCTCTCCGTGGGGCCCCTTCTCGACCATGATCCGCAGCCCTTTGAGG contains the following coding sequences:
- the hisG gene encoding ATP phosphoribosyltransferase; this encodes MNGLTVAVASGRLLEDSMRTLEAAGYLTFDAWRSTRRLILPCVDETVRVLVAKPADLLTYVEHGAADLGIAGKDMLLEQGRDVYELVDLGFGACRGVVAFPEERAAAWELLSPIRIATKYPRTTERYFWSRGRSVEIIELNGTVELAPQVGLADGILDLVMSGRTLSENHLVEVAEVFRSTARLVVNRVSLRTRAEAVQTVVERLRTAAAARPRSSA
- the hisZ gene encoding ATP phosphoribosyltransferase regulatory subunit; protein product: MLRRERWQQVPPGMRDLLPGESSRARKVSDRILTRMQRWGYREVVTPTMEYFDTLVRGEGTEAGDRLFKLVDRGGELLALRPEMTTSVARLITTHLRGHPLPLRVAYAGQVFRGSETGSGRLREFPQVGCELIGAGTLEADAEIVALAVEALEASGTQGCSISLGHVGFLRGMLDGLALPDEGTREVRAFLYQKDFVGLRAILDRYGIPPARADALSHLPVLSGPSAIHDARRLAGTPESERVLGDLEDLMKMLAAYGVGDIVRVDLSIIRDFEYYTGIVFEGHTSALGYSLLGGGRYDRLLEGFGAPYPATGFAVRVDRVLASSDPGESGWTPDVAVTFADGARVDALRLAGALRERELSVTVEILGRPWDEVAREAIAAGVPRVVFVAGARAIVREARGPERSVALADLLTPP
- a CDS encoding cytochrome c-type biogenesis protein, which codes for MSRAAERATRVLLSTVTALAAWAILAAAASGASLDDHVYAIARQLMCPVCAGQTVAESDSALAREMKVIIRQKLEAGETSDQILRYFVGQFGESVLAEPGPGGISLILYAAPPLALIAGLAIAIVFIRRSRTRAASA
- a CDS encoding YerC/YecD family TrpR-related protein; amino-acid sequence: MVNPKLRGPLADSLFRAVLQLRTVEECYRFFEDVCTIGEVRALAQRFAVARMLHQGKTYEEIAARTGASSATISRVRRFLTYGADGYALVLKRMGYAAPVEGRRRRREPRR
- a CDS encoding ketopantoate reductase family protein, whose translation is MGTGGLGGYFGGLLQRAGEEVVFVARGAHLRALQSGGLRVTSPDGDFTLPVRATDRAAEAGPVDLVLFAVKTYDFASAAEAIRPVAGPDTAILCLQNGVETEDRLGEMYGHRHVLGGVTYVSAVIESPGVIAHTGSTGDIIFGEMDGRTTARVRAIETMLARAGVAAEATEVIRLRLWEKFVFICANAGMTATTRVPVGEVLSHAESRAMYRGLMEEAAAVGAAKGIPLDNVVERQMAVAERLVKGSGFDTRSSLYNDLAAGRRMELDALCGAVVRMGRQYGVPTPLNFAVVAVLRPHERKAAATHGA
- the leuB gene encoding 3-isopropylmalate dehydrogenase produces the protein MSAARTRRVAVIPGDGIGREVIGEAVRVLAEVDRRYELGLEFEEGIAGGGAIDAVGHPIPEHTIELCRRSEAILLGACGGPKWDRGPRELRPEQALFTLRKTFGLYANLRPATISPALLAASPLRREVVEGADILIVRELTGGLYFGAQSRTGQGREVAAMDTLPYSAAEVRRVVRKACEFARTRPRRKVTSVDKANVLETSRLWREVATEAAGEFSDVRVEHMLVDNCALQLVVNPKQFDVIVTENMFGDILSDEAAGVMGSLGLMPSASLGDHPPGLFEPVHGTAPDIAGKGIANPLAAILTGALLLRYGLGHEAAASAIEEAVLRALADGSRTADMAGNRPALGTAAMTDAVLARFH